A genomic segment from Solenopsis invicta isolate M01_SB chromosome 5, UNIL_Sinv_3.0, whole genome shotgun sequence encodes:
- the LOC113002637 gene encoding spermatogenesis-associated protein 17: MASLLRFMVNPTELQNAIKIKHEMAESSRLQHFIAARKIQAWFRGVITRNHLRKLHENATILQRHWRGYQARMFVNQYLVERVHQMWQQYYNDMATRIQAVWRGYWSRKTRINFLQLQRWLRNVYTKNSETLENMKKFRQGELEHVESVTEQEAMLWILFILFKVNNKLLTLDLCNCTCTSHLLLYNLMLKHCLYVMFLKLHHLLRTKCRPGVITRIDKTRFIFIEEMLKCLEYDQYISKAGAVCRDYQINRKPSLIFHGTYFEKCENEIREFEKSLLADNVTVFRSTFN, from the exons ATGGCATCGCTGTTAAGATTTATGGTTAATCCCACTGAACTAcagaatgcaattaaaattaaacacgaGATGGCTGAATCATCAAGACTCCAACATTTTATCGCGGCTCGTAAGATTCAA GCTTGGTTCCGCGGTGTCATTACCCGCAATCATCTTCGTAAACTTCACGAAAACGCGACGATTCTACAACGTCATTGGCGCGGTTATCAAGCCAGAATGTTTGTTAATCAGTATTTAGTTGAACGTGTTCACCAGATGTGGCAACAGTATTACAATGACATGGCAACGAGAATCCAAGCCGTTTGGAGAGGCTATTGGTCTAGAAAAACACGGATAAACTTTTTACAGTTGCAACGATGGTTAAGGAACGTTTATACGAAGAACAGTGAAACTTTAGAGAATATGAAGAA atttaGACAAGGAGAACTCGAGCATGTGGAAAGTGTGACTGAACAAGAAGCGATGCTctggattttatttattttgttcaagGTGAACAATAAACTGTTAACATTGGATCTTTGCAATTGCACGTGTACATCTCatcttttgttatataatttaatgcttAAACATTGCTTATACGTTATGTTCCTAAAGCTGCATCATCTGTTGAGAACAAAGTGTCGTCCCGGTGTCATTACAAGAATTGACAAAACTCGATTCATATTCATTGAAGAAATGTTAAAGTGTCTCGAATATGATCAATATATTTCGAAAGCAGGAGCTGTTTGTAGAGACTATCAAATTAATCGTAAACCTTCTTTAATCTTTCACGGCACTTATTTTGAGAAATGCGAGAATGAGATTCGCGAGTTTGAGAAAAGTTTACTTGCTGATAACGTAACCGTTTTCAGAAGtacgtttaattaa
- the LOC105205784 gene encoding vesicle-associated membrane protein 7 isoform X2, with product MNNSNSNNNRYRVHTCIGPQLYYACLTSNVDCPASEIWVESCAQIFLKRLCSVYKELPLADLSNLTNIPKDELSKPLKRLIEEYNQGITCKNLTLELEEELDEVRHILMTGVLKLIDRGEKLDDLVRKTQNLEISSRDFHVVTRTQQKKNSSLKIALVTSAFMLVIVSFLIALIYWFEVYCNSYTHGTLMANRTN from the exons ATgaacaacagcaacagcaacaacaacag ATATAGAGTACACACGTGCATTGGGCCCCAACTTTACTATGCCTGTTTGACATCAAATGTGGACTGTCCTGCATCAGAGATATGGGTAGAATCGTGCGCACAAATCTTTCTGAAGAGGCTATGCAGTGTTTATAAGGAATTACCATTGGCGGATCTATCGAACCTGACCAATATCCCAAAAGATGAACTCTCGAAACCATTAAAAAGACTGATT GAAGAATATAATCAGGGTATCACTTGTAAGAATCTGACCTTAGAACTAGAGGAAGAATTGGATGAAGTACGTCACATACTGATGACTGGGGTCCTAAAGTTGATTGATAGGGGCGAAAAGTTAGATGATCTCGTCCGAAAGACCCAGAACTTAGAAATTTCG tcGCGAGACTTCCACGTAGTGACAAGGACTCAGCAAAAGAAAAACAGTAGCCTGAAGATAGCACTTGTAACATCAGCCTTTATGTTAGTCATAGTCTCATTTCTTATAGCTTTGATATATTGGTTTGAAGTTTACTGCAATTCTTATACACATGGCACATTAATGGCTAATCGAACTAACTAG
- the LOC105205784 gene encoding synaptobrevin homolog YKT6 isoform X1: MNGTVHYAVVALWDKSEYKIIADYSVDQNPNYRNIALNIFDSRTDKNDKIDSGGYRVHTCIGPQLYYACLTSNVDCPASEIWVESCAQIFLKRLCSVYKELPLADLSNLTNIPKDELSKPLKRLIEEYNQGITCKNLTLELEEELDEVRHILMTGVLKLIDRGEKLDDLVRKTQNLEISSRDFHVVTRTQQKKNSSLKIALVTSAFMLVIVSFLIALIYWFEVYCNSYTHGTLMANRTN, translated from the exons ATGAACGGAACCGTGCACTACGCCGTGGTGGCCTTATGGGATAAATCCGAATACAAGATCATCGCAGATTATTCCGTGGATCAGAATCCGAATTATCGTAATATCGCCCTCAATATCTTTGATAGCAGAACTGACAAGAATGACAAGATTGATAGCGGagg ATATAGAGTACACACGTGCATTGGGCCCCAACTTTACTATGCCTGTTTGACATCAAATGTGGACTGTCCTGCATCAGAGATATGGGTAGAATCGTGCGCACAAATCTTTCTGAAGAGGCTATGCAGTGTTTATAAGGAATTACCATTGGCGGATCTATCGAACCTGACCAATATCCCAAAAGATGAACTCTCGAAACCATTAAAAAGACTGATT GAAGAATATAATCAGGGTATCACTTGTAAGAATCTGACCTTAGAACTAGAGGAAGAATTGGATGAAGTACGTCACATACTGATGACTGGGGTCCTAAAGTTGATTGATAGGGGCGAAAAGTTAGATGATCTCGTCCGAAAGACCCAGAACTTAGAAATTTCG tcGCGAGACTTCCACGTAGTGACAAGGACTCAGCAAAAGAAAAACAGTAGCCTGAAGATAGCACTTGTAACATCAGCCTTTATGTTAGTCATAGTCTCATTTCTTATAGCTTTGATATATTGGTTTGAAGTTTACTGCAATTCTTATACACATGGCACATTAATGGCTAATCGAACTAACTAG